DNA from Spirochaetota bacterium:
ATAGCATCCTTTCCATACATAAGGACCTGCCACGGTATGTCACAGCCACTAAATTACTGATGAGCATTATACTGATTGTGCTTATGATAATTGGTTATTGTATGCCTGTGTACATTGCCGGTGTATATAAGATACATATTTTTACCTTCTTTTACCTTATAATTCTTTTTTTAACATTGCTCACTCTTTACATGGCAGTGTCACAATGGAACAATGACTACAGGTCATTAAGTGCTATACTTATTCCACTTGCTGCCATTATAAGCATTATTTCATTGTTTTTCATAAACTCCCCTCGGCATATGACTATTGGCCACAACAGTATCATGGTAATCCATATTGTGCTGGCACTATTAGGCGAAGTGCTTTTCTTTGTGGCTTTTGCTTCTTCGGTACTTTATATCATTGTTTCCTGGCAATTACAGAAAAAGTCATCCATGAAATTTATCAACCGCTTCCCAAGCCTTAGTGTACTAAGCAAACTTACCAGCTTTTCTCTGTCACGCTCACTTTTCTTTTTCACTGCTGGTATAATCATTGGCATCATCATGTTATTTCAGTTTTATGGCAATTTATCATCCGGTAGTCCCAAGGAAATTTTAATGTACGCAGCATGGGGTATTATTTTTATGTTATGGCTTATCAGCAGATGGCACATAACCAGTAATTATTACCTCAGTATTATGACGATAGTATCCTTTTTGATACTGATGATAGTGTTTATGGCCAGCAATGTTGTGATTACTTCAGGATTCCACAGTTTCAGGTAATTGGTAATGAAAGAATATATACCACAGATTGGCATGGTTGGGATGAGCCACAAAACGGCTCCCGTTGAAACACGCGAGTGTTTTGCCTTTGACACACAGGTTTTAGAATCCTTTGTGAATAATGCTAAAAAGCATACTATACAGGAAATGGTATATATTGCAACCTGTAACAGGATGGAACTGTACTTTGTGTCAAATCAAATAGAGGAAGCAACGCAAGAGGTTATTTATCTGTTGGAACAATTTGCCGGTTTGCAACGCGAACATTTTGAACCCGTGTTATACAAAAAATACCATAAAGATGCAGTACGCCATCTTTTGTGTGTTGCGTCATCTCTTGATTCAATGGTGATTGGTGAAAACGAAATAGTTGGTCAGGTTAAGGATTGGTACCGATGGGCTACACTGCATGAAACTACCGGCACTATCTTAAATAAGCTTTTTCATCAAGCATTTAGAACTGCAAAGCGTGTACGCACTCAAACCGAGATTGCCCGCAATCCATTGTCCATTGCATTTATTGCGGTTGAACTGGCAAAGAAGATATTTGAAGACCTTTCAAAACAATCAGTCCTTTTAATTGGTGCCGGTGAGATGGCAGAACTTATCCTGAAATATTTAACTAAATTTAAGATTGGCAGGGTAACATTAGCTAACCGCTCATTACACAATGCACAGCGAATTGCCAGTGAAATTAACCAGGATGCAACAATCATTACGCTGGCAGAAATTATTGAAACAATACCAGGCGTTGATATAATAATATCCTCAACAGGCGCGCACCATTATGTGCTAACAAAAGATATGATACAGGAAGCAGTGAAAAAACGCTCAAAGCCAGTATTTTTAATTGATATTGCTGTTCCCCGTAATATTGACCCCGAAGCAGGCGATATCCATGATGTTTTTTTATACAATATTGATGATTTAAAATCAATAGCTGATGAAAATTTAAAAAGCAGGCTTAACGAAACAACGTTAGCCTATGAAATGATAGATGCCGACACTGAAGAATTTCTTCACTGGTATGAAAGCCTGCAGATAGTGCCATTAATTGCTAAAATTAAAGAATCATTTGAAACTATTCGCAATGATGAATTAAAAAAATATCGCCGCCGAAAACTCAAACATTTAAAAGATGAAGATTTTGCTATCATTGAAGAGCTAACCCAACAGATCATGACCAAAACACTCCATATACCTATTTCGTATCTCAAAGAGTTGGGCACAAACAGTAACTCAAAAGAAGCAAAGGAAAAAACTAAATTACTTCAGGAGATATTCAAGCTATGAATGGCCCTCGCCTCATCTTCTGGGAACTCACCAAACGCTGTAACTTACGCTGTGCGCACTGCAGGGCTGAAAGCTACGACAAAGAGTATAGCAATGAGCTTTCAACACAGCAAATTCATTCTATCATTGATGCTATTGCCAGTAACTATCGCCCCATCATTGTACTAACTGGCGGTGAACCACTTTACCGCAAAGACTTATTTGACATTGCCACGTATGCGCATGAAAAAGGTTTACCGATTGCACTTGCAACCAATGGCACACTCATTGATGAAACAATTGCACAGCAAATAAAGGGAAGTGGATTTCAGCGCGTAAGTATTTCCATTGACGGTCCTGATGCAAACACGCACGATTCATTCAGAGGAATTCCTGGTTCATTTGATAAAGCCTTACATGGTGCAATGCTGTTACACCAGGCTGGTGTGCCGTTTCAGTTCAACACCACAATTACAAAACGAAACGTAGAAAGCATTGAAGCCATTTTAAAACTGGCACAAGAAAATCACGCTGCTGCACTGCATGTGTTTATGCTGGTACCTGTGGGATGCGGCGTTGAGATAGCCGATACCGATATGCTATCAAAAGAACAGTATGAAGAAGTACTTCGATGGTTTTATTACAAAACAAAAGAAGCAGGCATTGAATTTAAGGCAACATGCGCACCTCACTACTATCGCATCATACGGCAGGAAGCAAAAAAGGAAGGCCGCAAATTAACCTTTGAAACTGATGGACTTGCAGCTGTGACACGCGGGTGTCTTGCTGGAAGTGGCGTGTGTTTTATTTCGCACAGGGGCGATGTACAGCCCTGTGGGTATCTACCACTGGTAGCTGGCAATGTACTTACCACACCGTTTAACCAGATATGGGAATCAGCAGAGCTCTTTGTCAACTTGCGCAATTTACAAAAACTCAAAGGCAAATGCGGCGTATGCGAATATAAAGCGTTTTGTGCTGGTTGCCGTGCACGAGCATACTATGCAACA
Protein-coding regions in this window:
- the hemA gene encoding glutamyl-tRNA reductase, with the translated sequence MKEYIPQIGMVGMSHKTAPVETRECFAFDTQVLESFVNNAKKHTIQEMVYIATCNRMELYFVSNQIEEATQEVIYLLEQFAGLQREHFEPVLYKKYHKDAVRHLLCVASSLDSMVIGENEIVGQVKDWYRWATLHETTGTILNKLFHQAFRTAKRVRTQTEIARNPLSIAFIAVELAKKIFEDLSKQSVLLIGAGEMAELILKYLTKFKIGRVTLANRSLHNAQRIASEINQDATIITLAEIIETIPGVDIIISSTGAHHYVLTKDMIQEAVKKRSKPVFLIDIAVPRNIDPEAGDIHDVFLYNIDDLKSIADENLKSRLNETTLAYEMIDADTEEFLHWYESLQIVPLIAKIKESFETIRNDELKKYRRRKLKHLKDEDFAIIEELTQQIMTKTLHIPISYLKELGTNSNSKEAKEKTKLLQEIFKL
- a CDS encoding radical SAM protein, whose product is MNGPRLIFWELTKRCNLRCAHCRAESYDKEYSNELSTQQIHSIIDAIASNYRPIIVLTGGEPLYRKDLFDIATYAHEKGLPIALATNGTLIDETIAQQIKGSGFQRVSISIDGPDANTHDSFRGIPGSFDKALHGAMLLHQAGVPFQFNTTITKRNVESIEAILKLAQENHAAALHVFMLVPVGCGVEIADTDMLSKEQYEEVLRWFYYKTKEAGIEFKATCAPHYYRIIRQEAKKEGRKLTFETDGLAAVTRGCLAGSGVCFISHRGDVQPCGYLPLVAGNVLTTPFNQIWESAELFVNLRNLQKLKGKCGVCEYKAFCAGCRARAYYATGDYMDEEPYCVYEPKRMTHA
- the ccsA gene encoding cytochrome c biogenesis protein CcsA, which codes for MIALYILVLLFIVASAYSILSIHKDLPRYVTATKLLMSIILIVLMIIGYCMPVYIAGVYKIHIFTFFYLIILFLTLLTLYMAVSQWNNDYRSLSAILIPLAAIISIISLFFINSPRHMTIGHNSIMVIHIVLALLGEVLFFVAFASSVLYIIVSWQLQKKSSMKFINRFPSLSVLSKLTSFSLSRSLFFFTAGIIIGIIMLFQFYGNLSSGSPKEILMYAAWGIIFMLWLISRWHITSNYYLSIMTIVSFLILMIVFMASNVVITSGFHSFR